In a genomic window of Dyadobacter fermentans DSM 18053:
- a CDS encoding PKD domain-containing protein, with the protein MKRIFTYILLTSLAVACQVDMPQKPVSRFKFTPENGCKAPCSVTFTSEAENAANIQWDFGDGTPLQSGDSIPHDFETAGNYQVKLIVKGIDGGSNGSTRTVQIGAPSPEAFSISGGYNFPTDIIADSKGNIYVSGTAKGVVRFGNKKTLNSVAGSDDFFVAKYNSAGQCVWLYTDGSTGDDHANAIALDSAGHVYVTGFISGPLTRQSVTAKGGLDGFVAKIKPDGTTDWFKTFGGPQNDQGRALAFFEAAERPKIYLTGTVEGDNINTNIAFPGTMPQKADGRDGFLTILSALDGNFGSAHMMQGADIQAPETITVDVYGNAYIGGAFLQSIKFSNALSLKSVDSVDAFIAKWGLISGSFLWAKRIGSREVDFAYDIEIDKTYQNVYLTGMHSGDIEDMNLLSAGDENVYLGKWSTSDGRFLNARNGFNSGGKDYHGGIAKTANGNIVISGSFTGATGRFPMGDNLLVNSAGAADIILTEVDPVLLNRIDGKKPVRDGGPTEDRVNKICITNTGYVYVAGWFYDNSTFNEITLNGKHQERNTFIARYKL; encoded by the coding sequence ATGAAGAGAATCTTTACCTACATCCTACTGACCTCCCTCGCCGTCGCATGTCAGGTGGACATGCCCCAAAAGCCTGTTTCGCGCTTCAAATTCACGCCCGAAAACGGCTGCAAGGCCCCATGCAGCGTCACATTCACCAGCGAAGCAGAAAACGCGGCAAATATTCAATGGGATTTCGGGGATGGGACGCCTTTGCAGAGTGGTGATTCCATCCCGCATGATTTTGAGACGGCAGGTAATTATCAGGTAAAACTGATTGTGAAAGGAATTGATGGCGGCAGCAATGGCTCCACCAGGACTGTACAGATCGGAGCTCCTTCCCCGGAAGCATTCAGCATCTCAGGCGGATACAATTTCCCGACAGACATCATAGCCGACTCCAAAGGCAACATTTACGTTTCCGGCACAGCCAAAGGCGTGGTTCGGTTCGGCAATAAAAAAACCCTGAATTCGGTCGCGGGTTCGGACGATTTCTTCGTCGCCAAATACAACAGCGCAGGACAATGCGTGTGGCTTTACACCGATGGCAGCACCGGTGACGATCATGCGAATGCCATCGCTCTGGACAGCGCCGGGCATGTATATGTAACAGGTTTCATCAGCGGCCCACTTACCCGGCAATCGGTCACGGCAAAAGGCGGCCTAGACGGATTTGTCGCGAAGATCAAGCCGGACGGAACTACCGATTGGTTTAAAACTTTTGGTGGACCACAAAACGACCAGGGAAGGGCACTTGCATTTTTTGAGGCAGCCGAAAGACCTAAAATATACCTGACAGGAACCGTTGAAGGTGATAATATCAACACCAATATCGCTTTTCCCGGAACCATGCCACAGAAAGCGGATGGTCGGGATGGCTTTTTGACAATACTTTCTGCCCTCGACGGTAATTTTGGGTCTGCCCACATGATGCAGGGAGCCGACATCCAGGCACCCGAAACGATTACAGTCGACGTTTACGGGAATGCCTACATTGGTGGTGCATTTCTGCAATCTATCAAATTTTCCAATGCGCTTAGCCTGAAAAGCGTTGACAGCGTAGATGCGTTTATCGCGAAATGGGGGCTTATTTCTGGAAGTTTCCTCTGGGCAAAACGCATTGGCTCCCGTGAAGTAGATTTCGCCTACGACATTGAAATTGATAAAACCTACCAAAACGTTTATCTAACGGGCATGCACAGCGGCGACATTGAGGACATGAACCTGCTCAGCGCCGGGGACGAGAATGTGTACCTGGGAAAATGGAGCACTTCTGACGGTAGGTTCCTCAACGCACGTAATGGCTTTAACTCCGGCGGAAAGGATTATCACGGGGGTATTGCCAAAACTGCAAATGGTAACATTGTCATTTCGGGATCTTTCACGGGCGCTACCGGCAGATTTCCGATGGGTGACAATTTGCTTGTTAATAGTGCAGGAGCGGCCGATATTATTCTCACCGAGGTCGATCCCGTTCTACTCAACCGCATTGATGGTAAAAAACCTGTCCGCGACGGAGGACCTACCGAGGACAGGGTCAACAAAATTTGTATTACCAACACAGGTTATGTGTATGTTGCGGGCTGGTTTTATGACAATTCAACATTTAATGAGATTACTCTAAACGGCAAGCATCAAGAGCGAAACACCTTCATCGCCCGCTACAAGCTATAA
- a CDS encoding anti-sigma factor family protein, producing the protein MELSQETFDEIHRYLSGQGTPEERADFAKRLQTDESLARAVDTERRIRDGLKASENRKLFRDIHAQLQSEGALAFKNTPDNQNDTNITPLQPAAGPQTTRRWPYIAAAASVLLAIGLIWYANDEPKPTQIASKTTITDQPAIPDTTPQAKPAEQPAPSKAVTPATKRLETPAPALPETDLFAEYFKADTQLESPFPKDKLGISPAAFRQWRSDTARVNQGVRHLAQREAALALPELQHVENSSFRQVKNAAEWYIALAYLQQNDRKSCEEQLKKVISNTESTYNPQAVELLAKIR; encoded by the coding sequence ATGGAATTATCGCAAGAAACGTTTGATGAAATCCACCGGTACCTGAGCGGCCAAGGCACGCCCGAAGAACGCGCGGATTTTGCAAAACGGCTGCAAACCGACGAATCCCTGGCCCGCGCCGTCGATACCGAACGCCGCATTCGCGATGGTTTGAAAGCCAGTGAAAACAGGAAATTATTCAGGGACATTCACGCCCAGCTGCAAAGCGAAGGCGCATTAGCTTTCAAAAACACCCCTGATAACCAGAACGATACAAACATCACTCCCCTGCAACCGGCCGCCGGCCCTCAAACGACCAGGCGCTGGCCCTATATCGCCGCCGCAGCCAGCGTGCTCCTGGCAATAGGGCTTATCTGGTATGCCAACGACGAACCGAAACCTACGCAGATAGCTTCCAAAACCACCATAACCGACCAACCGGCAATACCGGATACAACGCCGCAAGCGAAGCCCGCCGAACAGCCCGCTCCGTCGAAAGCGGTTACTCCGGCAACGAAACGGCTTGAAACGCCAGCGCCAGCCTTGCCGGAAACCGACCTTTTTGCCGAATATTTCAAAGCAGACACGCAACTCGAAAGCCCGTTCCCAAAAGACAAACTGGGGATCAGCCCGGCTGCATTCCGGCAATGGCGGTCGGATACGGCGCGTGTGAACCAGGGTGTGCGCCATCTCGCGCAACGTGAAGCCGCCCTGGCGCTGCCCGAACTGCAACACGTTGAAAACAGCAGTTTCCGCCAGGTAAAAAACGCCGCCGAATGGTATATCGCACTGGCTTACCTGCAACAAAACGACCGTAAAAGCTGTGAAGAGCAGCTCAAAAAGGTCATCTCGAACACAGAAAGTACTTACAATCCGCAAGCCGTGGAACTGCTGGCAAAAATCCGCTAA
- a CDS encoding RNA polymerase sigma factor → MTFQESCKRYRDSDRLFYEDLLQEKHEAYACLYQQTHQQCIPYVLNRGGDQQQAEDLLQECLAIFVVKIRDGSFVFQENTRITTYFYRIYINQWKKSFEQWSRRGEIRLERQFASDDGDDEGRSSSFRISGLDDDGIAFEADLPEPLLQDFDEDERSWNFRKLDRAFHLLAEDCRKMLKWFYVDERPLREIAADLGMTEASATVKRFKCAKYLREKFHLK, encoded by the coding sequence ATGACATTCCAAGAGTCCTGCAAACGCTACCGCGATTCTGACCGGTTGTTTTACGAAGACCTGCTTCAAGAAAAGCACGAGGCATACGCGTGTTTGTACCAGCAAACTCACCAGCAATGCATTCCCTATGTGCTCAACCGGGGCGGCGACCAGCAGCAGGCGGAAGATCTTTTGCAGGAATGTCTCGCAATTTTTGTCGTAAAAATCCGCGACGGCTCCTTCGTTTTTCAGGAGAATACCCGCATTACCACCTATTTCTACCGCATTTACATCAATCAATGGAAGAAAAGCTTCGAGCAATGGTCGCGGCGCGGGGAAATACGGCTGGAAAGGCAATTTGCCAGCGACGACGGTGACGATGAAGGCCGCAGCAGTTCGTTCAGGATCTCCGGCCTGGACGATGACGGCATTGCATTCGAAGCCGACCTGCCGGAACCGCTCCTGCAAGATTTCGACGAAGATGAGCGCAGCTGGAATTTCAGGAAGCTGGACCGGGCTTTTCATCTGCTTGCCGAAGACTGCCGGAAGATGCTGAAATGGTTTTATGTAGACGAGCGCCCGCTGCGCGAAATCGCCGCCGATCTCGGCATGACAGAGGCCTCGGCGACCGTGAAGCGCTTCAAATGTGCGAAGTACCTGAGGGAAAAATTTCATTTGAAGTGA
- a CDS encoding DUF4384 domain-containing protein, whose protein sequence is MKRLLLALTLLLFLHTSYAQQPGIGERTKATEHARQVLKDFESAFSLLANPYVTDAAERNEAARRMRASVRRDARFENDLVPGSSISKTISFDEYQRMAFTRYRKSGLACLFEWEEAEFRTVTGGYLVLFYGKKSLFGSYDDRQRLQLENVPFRAGVLMQMNGKQVAHAGIAFWDTDWREKSDNTTPLTSQRHPLAYLTMPETIDELARKINRSIDRNATRKMAVEEITFDGLGISNDFSRQLTGMLKSSLAKLRSDMETDFAPGSAGPLLKLRGSYRKSGDLLTIGIQLFGHRDSPASPAIEAQMLLSNISDTDIAPAEPLIREALRVQAITAARQEKGSPDALVLEVVTNKGFGPQSYREGDTMTVKVRANRPCTVRMIYQDAAKNLVRLRNDDFAIAPEAVGKWVSIPEHFECAAPFGFEMLLAYATEGKFRPIGKTQSQNGFTFILDDLQNVVDLTTGSAENGQVAKAMIPITTQPRRKAF, encoded by the coding sequence ATGAAACGGCTGCTGCTCGCATTGACATTGCTTCTCTTTCTGCATACTTCCTATGCGCAGCAGCCCGGCATTGGCGAGCGGACCAAAGCAACGGAGCACGCCCGGCAGGTTTTGAAGGACTTCGAATCGGCATTCAGCCTGCTTGCAAACCCTTACGTAACCGATGCCGCGGAACGAAACGAAGCCGCGCGGCGCATGCGTGCCAGCGTGCGGCGCGACGCGCGCTTTGAAAACGACCTGGTGCCCGGCAGCAGCATTTCCAAAACCATCAGTTTCGACGAATACCAGCGCATGGCGTTCACACGCTACCGAAAAAGCGGACTGGCGTGCCTTTTCGAATGGGAAGAAGCAGAGTTCAGGACGGTGACGGGAGGTTATCTCGTGCTGTTTTACGGGAAAAAGTCACTTTTCGGTAGCTATGACGACCGGCAGCGACTGCAACTGGAAAATGTGCCCTTCCGCGCGGGCGTTTTAATGCAAATGAATGGCAAACAGGTCGCGCATGCCGGTATCGCGTTCTGGGACACGGATTGGCGCGAAAAAAGTGACAATACGACTCCGCTTACCAGCCAGCGCCATCCGCTCGCATACCTTACAATGCCGGAAACGATCGATGAACTTGCACGCAAAATTAACCGTTCGATCGACCGGAATGCAACCAGGAAAATGGCCGTAGAAGAAATTACCTTTGACGGCCTCGGTATTTCCAACGATTTTTCCAGGCAACTGACCGGCATGCTCAAATCGTCGCTCGCGAAGCTGCGGAGCGACATGGAGACAGACTTCGCCCCCGGCAGCGCAGGACCGTTATTGAAACTACGAGGCAGTTACCGGAAATCGGGCGATTTGCTGACCATCGGAATACAGCTCTTCGGCCACCGCGACAGCCCCGCAAGCCCGGCCATTGAAGCCCAAATGCTGTTATCAAACATTTCCGATACGGACATAGCGCCCGCAGAACCGCTCATCCGGGAAGCCTTGCGGGTACAGGCCATTACCGCTGCAAGGCAAGAAAAGGGCAGCCCCGACGCACTGGTGCTCGAAGTGGTGACCAACAAAGGTTTCGGACCGCAATCCTACCGCGAGGGCGACACCATGACGGTGAAAGTGCGTGCCAACAGGCCGTGCACCGTGCGGATGATTTACCAGGATGCGGCTAAAAACCTTGTGCGGCTCAGAAATGACGATTTCGCGATCGCGCCCGAGGCGGTTGGAAAATGGGTCAGCATTCCCGAGCATTTTGAATGCGCCGCGCCGTTCGGCTTCGAAATGCTGCTGGCCTATGCCACGGAAGGGAAGTTCAGGCCGATCGGTAAGACGCAGTCGCAAAACGGCTTTACATTCATCCTGGACGATCTTCAAAATGTGGTGGACCTCACAACGGGCAGCGCGGAAAACGGGCAGGTAGCGAAAGCAATGATCCCGATCACGACACAGCCGCGTCGGAAAGCATTCTAA
- a CDS encoding caspase family protein, which translates to MIKLFTIFAALCLAFSPHQEVAAESNAPSDTLYLRTREKKVATVKEVYPDIVKYNSETEKDLLSIPVKELAGIVYANGTRDLFNAFDAGSKPDIKWLTNISFSDKPQAGISACILNEASNITIEVNGAPAAATRSFRTVPAQAEGCLGGVYISQQITLREGKNNVRILAGNASGNSSSDTLTIVYSKNPKRIALVVGNSSYQAGSQLQNPENDAKAITRKLTGLGFEVIERIDARQGDLRAAVAAFGSSIQDQDLEVALFYYAGHGIQVGGRNYLVPVDINPRSEMELKVLAVSADDVLDQMSAADEHSQRTNIMILDACRDNPLSRSWTRGSGARGLASMSAPPGSLITFSTKPGFTALDGDGTNSPYTAELLKALDVPGLRLEDIFRTVRIRVMELTNRQQVPMENSLLTREVILNKSK; encoded by the coding sequence ATGATTAAGCTTTTTACAATTTTCGCGGCCCTATGCCTGGCTTTCTCCCCGCACCAGGAGGTCGCTGCCGAAAGCAATGCACCATCCGACACGCTTTATCTGAGAACCCGGGAAAAGAAAGTAGCGACGGTGAAGGAAGTTTATCCCGACATTGTGAAATACAATTCCGAAACTGAAAAGGATCTTTTGTCCATTCCTGTAAAAGAGCTGGCCGGCATTGTTTATGCCAACGGCACGCGGGACCTTTTCAATGCATTCGACGCGGGCAGCAAGCCGGATATCAAATGGCTGACCAACATTTCATTCAGCGACAAGCCCCAGGCCGGCATCAGCGCCTGCATATTGAACGAAGCAAGCAATATCACAATCGAGGTGAACGGCGCGCCGGCTGCGGCTACACGGTCGTTCAGAACGGTGCCTGCCCAGGCCGAAGGCTGCCTTGGCGGCGTTTACATTTCCCAGCAGATCACGCTGCGTGAGGGGAAGAACAATGTGAGGATACTGGCCGGTAATGCGTCGGGAAACAGCAGCTCGGATACGCTGACGATCGTTTACAGCAAAAATCCGAAGCGCATTGCTCTCGTGGTGGGCAACTCGTCCTACCAGGCAGGTTCACAGCTGCAAAATCCTGAGAACGACGCCAAAGCAATCACCCGCAAACTCACCGGGCTCGGATTTGAGGTGATTGAGCGGATTGATGCCCGGCAGGGCGACCTGCGTGCCGCTGTGGCAGCATTCGGAAGCAGCATTCAGGACCAGGACCTGGAAGTGGCGCTGTTTTACTACGCGGGTCACGGCATTCAGGTGGGTGGTAGAAATTACCTCGTGCCGGTGGACATTAATCCCCGCTCGGAGATGGAATTGAAGGTACTGGCCGTGTCGGCAGACGATGTGCTGGACCAGATGTCGGCCGCGGACGAGCATTCGCAGCGTACCAATATCATGATCCTCGACGCCTGCCGCGATAACCCGCTCAGCCGCAGCTGGACGCGCGGCTCCGGCGCCAGAGGTCTGGCCAGCATGAGCGCGCCTCCCGGCTCACTCATCACCTTCTCGACCAAACCCGGCTTCACCGCCCTCGATGGCGATGGCACCAACAGCCCCTACACCGCCGAACTGCTGAAAGCGCTCGACGTTCCGGGCCTGCGCCTCGAAGACATTTTCCGCACCGTGCGCATCCGCGTGATGGAGCTCACTAACCGGCAGCAGGTGCCGATGGAAAACAGCCTGCTCACCCGTGAGGTAATCCTCAACAAAAGCAAGTAA
- a CDS encoding C1 family peptidase, whose product MKPSFLFAVVYVLALLLPASESLAQKRGMGLKMDDARYLRLPRKSPNIVFKGVLPASFSLRSLMPEIGDQGMDGTCVGWSAAYYMRTVMEAGKQGLTGQPARITATAFSPGWLYGQIRSGQDNGCADGVYLEDALEVMKTKGSAFLSCAPGNCTVRYDQCDDKATNYKIADYATLFSPGDSSFTAAQRIHAIKSALVESKSAVLTGMLVPPSFIDATGENWQPAPGESAANAIGGHSLAIIGYDDHVNEGSFLIANSWGTAWGSGGYIWAKYGDLARFIKNAYQIYTEPPARPQPQTIAMQGDIDFLTGSGAMAVHSTVSKGAQVTMGQPKTEMLTYTMSQPHASGTRFKMVISNSRQSYVYILGSDKENRVSALFPDNSEEMITSAVVPANSQMLMPSPHSSFTLDDMTGEDYFIVFISQNELNLEELAARIKNADGTIVQKAFSALGEEFISPKAISYAPGKISYEVKGAPKGSVVPVLVKIIHQ is encoded by the coding sequence ATGAAGCCCTCTTTCCTATTTGCCGTCGTGTATGTGCTGGCCTTGCTGCTTCCGGCGTCGGAATCGCTGGCGCAAAAACGCGGCATGGGCCTGAAAATGGACGACGCGCGGTACCTGCGCCTCCCGCGCAAGTCACCCAATATTGTATTCAAAGGCGTATTACCGGCCTCATTCAGCCTGCGAAGCCTGATGCCGGAAATCGGCGACCAGGGCATGGACGGGACGTGTGTGGGCTGGTCGGCGGCATACTACATGCGCACGGTCATGGAAGCTGGCAAACAGGGACTCACAGGTCAGCCGGCCAGGATCACCGCTACGGCATTCTCGCCCGGCTGGCTCTACGGGCAGATCCGTTCGGGACAGGATAACGGCTGTGCGGATGGCGTTTACCTTGAAGACGCGCTGGAAGTGATGAAAACGAAAGGATCGGCGTTCCTGAGCTGCGCGCCGGGGAATTGCACGGTCCGTTACGACCAATGCGACGACAAGGCTACCAACTACAAAATCGCCGATTACGCCACACTTTTCAGTCCGGGCGACAGCAGCTTTACCGCGGCGCAGCGCATTCATGCCATCAAATCAGCGCTGGTGGAAAGCAAAAGTGCCGTGCTCACCGGCATGCTCGTACCGCCATCCTTCATAGACGCTACCGGCGAAAACTGGCAGCCGGCACCGGGCGAATCGGCCGCCAATGCCATCGGAGGCCATTCGCTGGCCATCATCGGCTACGACGATCATGTGAACGAAGGCTCGTTCCTGATCGCCAACAGCTGGGGCACGGCGTGGGGAAGCGGCGGTTACATTTGGGCTAAATACGGCGACCTGGCCCGCTTCATCAAGAACGCCTACCAGATCTACACCGAACCGCCCGCCAGGCCGCAACCGCAGACGATAGCAATGCAGGGAGACATTGATTTTCTCACCGGAAGCGGCGCTATGGCCGTCCATTCGACCGTTTCGAAAGGTGCCCAGGTAACCATGGGACAACCAAAAACCGAAATGCTTACCTACACCATGAGCCAGCCCCATGCTTCGGGCACGCGATTCAAGATGGTGATCAGCAACAGCCGGCAATCGTATGTTTACATTCTCGGGTCCGACAAGGAGAACCGGGTTTCGGCGCTGTTTCCCGACAATTCGGAAGAAATGATCACAAGCGCCGTGGTCCCCGCCAACAGCCAGATGCTGATGCCTTCCCCGCATAGTTCCTTCACGCTCGACGACATGACGGGCGAAGATTATTTCATTGTATTTATTTCTCAAAACGAGCTGAACCTCGAAGAACTGGCCGCAAGAATTAAAAATGCCGACGGTACCATCGTGCAAAAAGCCTTTTCCGCATTGGGAGAAGAATTTATCTCTCCAAAAGCCATTTCCTACGCGCCCGGAAAAATTTCCTACGAAGTGAAAGGCGCTCCGAAAGGCAGCGTTGTTCCGGTACTAGTTAAGATCATACACCAATAA
- a CDS encoding caspase family protein — translation MRKHMQGLTKIINHFTRRAGACWLTAALLLTGPLCPGQSFYAVLVADTRDPAIGSGCQKDLEEMSGTLRSISKKIEYNYREIVCDQEKFGKAGIQAAISNIECKPEDIIFFYYTGHGISNDADSSRFPVLYLKDENLELEIIHGLLRDKNPRFCLTFGDCCNNLVTGPTPPATRGITVTKDTEMLRQLFVQANGDLLISSAKKGEKATAHPREGSFYSNHWMQALAYAGSKDKQASWEKLLADAENRLQESLKNFPDSVRHHSQWIGNFPERIGASGSSVANTRARVQVVDLQRYISIIADKKLPAAEREQAVEMAVSLFGKDYMQNGKRRSPQVQVARRDGTTFGVPVKIYFKNLLYVKFDKVEITSYDAATKAGLKTITVDDTVPIAGFR, via the coding sequence GTGAGAAAGCATATGCAAGGCTTAACCAAGATCATTAACCACTTCACACGCCGTGCCGGCGCATGCTGGCTGACGGCAGCATTACTTCTGACAGGCCCGCTATGCCCCGGCCAGTCGTTTTACGCCGTACTCGTGGCCGACACCCGCGATCCCGCGATCGGCTCGGGTTGTCAAAAAGACCTGGAAGAAATGTCGGGCACATTGCGGAGCATTTCCAAAAAAATCGAATACAATTACCGGGAGATCGTCTGCGATCAGGAAAAGTTTGGGAAAGCTGGCATTCAGGCGGCTATTTCAAACATCGAATGCAAGCCGGAGGACATCATTTTTTTCTACTACACCGGCCACGGGATCAGCAACGACGCCGACAGCAGCCGCTTCCCGGTGCTTTACCTGAAAGACGAAAATCTTGAACTCGAAATCATCCACGGCCTCTTACGGGACAAAAATCCGCGATTCTGCCTCACATTCGGCGATTGCTGCAATAACCTCGTGACAGGCCCAACGCCGCCCGCCACACGGGGCATTACGGTTACAAAGGACACCGAAATGCTCCGCCAGCTTTTTGTGCAAGCCAATGGCGACCTGCTCATCAGCAGTGCCAAAAAGGGTGAAAAAGCGACTGCACATCCCCGGGAAGGCAGTTTTTACAGCAACCACTGGATGCAGGCGCTCGCCTATGCCGGCAGCAAAGACAAGCAAGCTTCCTGGGAAAAGCTGCTGGCCGATGCCGAAAACCGGTTGCAGGAAAGCCTGAAAAACTTCCCAGATTCTGTCAGGCATCATTCGCAATGGATCGGCAACTTCCCCGAGCGGATTGGAGCGTCCGGGAGTAGCGTCGCAAACACGCGGGCCCGGGTGCAAGTGGTGGACCTGCAACGCTACATTTCCATCATCGCCGACAAAAAGCTTCCCGCCGCGGAACGCGAGCAGGCCGTGGAAATGGCCGTGAGCCTGTTCGGAAAGGATTATATGCAAAACGGCAAACGGCGATCGCCTCAGGTGCAGGTGGCGCGCAGGGACGGCACCACATTCGGTGTCCCGGTCAAGATTTATTTCAAAAATCTCCTGTATGTCAAATTCGACAAGGTGGAAATTACCTCCTATGACGCCGCGACAAAGGCCGGGCTGAAAACGATTACCGTCGATGACACCGTGCCGATTGCAGGTTTCCGGTAG
- a CDS encoding GNAT family N-acetyltransferase has protein sequence MTSIRPMQTTDIPFGMHLVQQAGWNQLETDWQRALALHPGGCFLAEHNGNPAGTVTTCVFGSVAWIAMMLVDTAARGQGVGKSLMEHAMSHLDHLGVATQRLDATDLGKPLYEKLGFAAEYEVVRLKGIAKPTAEADATRWTHDTRDQPILDLDSRVTGGQRGAFLHALAENNAFFHSIFDDELAYAGSRKGRNAIQLGPAVASTPEAGRQLCDALLAHFSGMPVFMDIPVPNKPALRWAKAHGLEEQRRFTRMYRGEKPVDHPEMIWASSGPEKG, from the coding sequence ATGACCAGCATCAGACCTATGCAAACCACCGATATTCCGTTTGGAATGCACCTCGTGCAACAGGCGGGCTGGAACCAGCTGGAAACCGACTGGCAGCGGGCACTTGCCTTGCATCCCGGAGGCTGTTTTCTCGCCGAGCATAATGGCAACCCGGCGGGAACGGTCACGACGTGCGTCTTCGGCAGTGTGGCGTGGATCGCGATGATGCTGGTGGATACAGCCGCCCGGGGCCAGGGGGTCGGGAAATCGCTCATGGAACATGCCATGTCGCACCTGGATCACCTCGGAGTGGCAACCCAGCGGCTGGACGCGACCGATCTTGGGAAGCCGCTTTACGAAAAACTTGGCTTCGCGGCGGAATACGAAGTGGTGCGCCTGAAAGGCATTGCCAAACCCACCGCCGAGGCCGACGCCACCCGCTGGACGCACGACACCCGCGACCAGCCGATCCTCGACCTGGATTCCCGCGTCACCGGAGGCCAGCGAGGCGCATTTTTGCATGCATTGGCAGAAAACAACGCATTTTTCCACTCCATATTCGACGACGAACTCGCCTACGCGGGCTCTCGCAAGGGACGCAATGCCATACAGCTCGGCCCCGCCGTAGCCTCTACGCCCGAAGCCGGCAGGCAGCTTTGTGACGCCCTGCTCGCACATTTCAGCGGAATGCCGGTGTTTATGGACATTCCTGTGCCCAACAAACCTGCATTGCGATGGGCAAAAGCACACGGACTGGAAGAACAGCGGCGCTTTACGAGAATGTACAGGGGAGAAAAACCGGTGGATCACCCGGAAATGATCTGGGCAAGTTCGGGGCCGGAGAAAGGCTAG
- a CDS encoding response regulator transcription factor codes for MKMKKTVLIIEDDLRIAQNIYRVLQSENFNADIARDGLTGKKMALDGRYDLVLLDINLPGMNGFDVCRHIGEFKPLLPVIMLTAYGEIEDKVEGLGNGATDYIVKPFDSRELVARIHAALRLSDAGRLDAGNRVLGIADLQLNVDTKVVTRAGKFIGLTAKEFALLEYFLLNPGTVISKMDLVKNIWHLNFDPGTNFVEVYINYLRKKIDKGFDVKLIQTRPGLGYILMEN; via the coding sequence ATGAAGATGAAGAAAACGGTACTGATTATCGAAGACGACCTGCGTATCGCGCAGAACATTTACAGGGTTTTACAATCGGAAAACTTTAATGCCGACATCGCCCGGGACGGCCTGACGGGCAAAAAGATGGCGCTAGACGGTCGGTATGACCTCGTTTTACTGGATATTAACCTGCCCGGAATGAATGGTTTCGACGTCTGCCGGCATATCGGTGAGTTCAAACCGCTGCTGCCGGTGATCATGCTAACAGCCTACGGCGAAATCGAGGATAAGGTTGAAGGGCTGGGGAACGGTGCCACGGACTACATCGTGAAGCCGTTCGATTCCAGGGAGTTAGTTGCGCGGATACACGCTGCATTGCGGCTTTCGGATGCCGGTCGGCTGGATGCGGGCAACCGCGTGCTGGGCATTGCCGACCTGCAACTGAATGTGGATACCAAGGTGGTAACGCGCGCCGGAAAGTTTATCGGGCTGACGGCCAAGGAGTTTGCCCTGCTCGAATATTTTCTCCTGAACCCCGGAACGGTCATTTCAAAAATGGACCTTGTGAAGAATATCTGGCATTTGAATTTCGACCCGGGCACCAATTTCGTGGAGGTGTATATCAATTACCTGCGCAAGAAAATCGATAAGGGTTTTGATGTAAAACTGATCCAGACGAGGCCCGGGCTCGGGTACATCCTCATGGAAAATTAA